A window of the Thalassospira indica genome harbors these coding sequences:
- a CDS encoding flagellin, with product MALNIISNYAANVAHRNLTASDEMATRSLSKLSSGTRVVSARDDAASMAIGARLNATTQALKTATVNVGQANSMLQIADGGMATIDDVLVRMKTLAVQASSGNLSDTERGFLNDEFTELRDEIDRIASSTNFNGIQLLGNGGDVAINFDDLASGASGASLVPAAGFDGFAITDNNYWATDANAGGVTDNSFQVSINEGTAGQVIMTVSATIDGAVDRTQSIDVTDYASGGTTAIGAGENATLNFDELGLTFTVNTNFSETVTYVEAGTAGSQDFGSDASFGAAGVNSTLNTVNMAADNGQQLATSIEFQVGGGNTANDRLSINLTSVDSEALGSGGTGQESLEDLGANAISTAAGAQNAVEVVTRAIDDLQRARAAVGTSQNRLDFAGQNLASTQENTESARSTLLDLDVAAEMTAFTSKQILVQSGVAMLAQANQMPQNLLRLLQ from the coding sequence ATGGCTCTCAATATTATTTCCAACTACGCAGCCAACGTTGCTCACCGCAACTTGACTGCTTCTGACGAGATGGCGACCCGTTCGCTGTCGAAACTGTCTTCTGGTACCCGTGTTGTTTCCGCACGTGACGATGCCGCTTCCATGGCAATCGGTGCGCGTTTGAACGCAACCACCCAGGCTCTCAAAACTGCAACCGTGAACGTTGGTCAGGCCAACTCGATGCTCCAGATCGCCGATGGCGGTATGGCAACCATTGATGATGTTCTCGTTCGCATGAAGACACTGGCTGTTCAGGCATCGTCTGGCAACCTGTCCGATACCGAACGCGGCTTCCTCAATGACGAGTTCACCGAACTGCGTGACGAGATTGATCGTATTGCTTCCTCGACCAACTTCAACGGCATTCAGCTGCTTGGCAATGGTGGTGACGTTGCAATCAACTTCGACGATCTTGCTTCGGGTGCAAGCGGTGCTTCCCTGGTTCCGGCAGCTGGTTTCGATGGTTTTGCCATCACCGACAACAACTACTGGGCGACCGACGCCAATGCTGGCGGCGTTACCGATAACAGCTTCCAGGTCAGCATCAACGAAGGTACTGCCGGTCAGGTGATCATGACGGTTAGCGCCACCATTGATGGTGCAGTTGATCGTACTCAGTCGATTGACGTGACCGACTATGCATCCGGCGGCACCACCGCTATCGGTGCCGGCGAAAATGCAACGCTGAACTTCGATGAACTTGGTCTGACCTTCACGGTCAACACGAACTTCTCGGAAACCGTCACCTATGTTGAAGCCGGTACCGCCGGTAGCCAAGACTTCGGTAGCGACGCCTCCTTCGGTGCCGCGGGTGTTAACTCGACCCTCAACACAGTCAATATGGCTGCAGATAATGGTCAGCAGTTGGCAACCAGCATCGAGTTCCAGGTTGGTGGCGGCAACACCGCAAACGACCGTCTGTCGATCAACCTGACTTCGGTTGACTCAGAAGCGCTCGGGTCTGGCGGTACGGGCCAGGAGTCACTTGAAGACCTTGGTGCGAACGCAATCTCCACAGCTGCCGGTGCGCAGAATGCCGTCGAAGTTGTGACCCGCGCGATTGATGACTTGCAGCGCGCCCGTGCTGCGGTTGGTACCTCTCAGAACCGTCTGGACTTTGCTGGTCAGAACCTTGCATCCACGCAGGAAAACACTGAATCAGCGCGTTCCACCCTGCTTGATCTGGACGTTGCGGCCGAAATGACCGCCTTCACCTCCAAGCAGATCCTGGTTCAGTCGGGTGTCGCCATGCTGGCACAGGCAAACCAGATGCCGCAGAACCTGCTTCGTCTGCTGCAGTAA
- a CDS encoding flagellar protein FlaG: MEVVKNYSASSGSGGIPHAAASVPEVAPAKASAVSSPVAKPENKPSAVPQKMQDALASMDLPDLADGTARVELNFNQDTGRVVAKVTDRTSGEVLRELPSKELQQLFSQMREYLGSFVDEEI; encoded by the coding sequence ATGGAAGTCGTAAAAAACTATAGTGCGTCGAGTGGCTCCGGGGGCATCCCCCATGCTGCTGCGAGCGTACCGGAAGTCGCACCAGCCAAAGCCAGTGCGGTTTCTTCACCGGTGGCAAAACCGGAAAACAAACCTTCTGCAGTTCCGCAGAAAATGCAGGATGCCCTTGCAAGTATGGATCTGCCCGACCTTGCCGATGGCACCGCACGGGTTGAGCTGAACTTCAACCAGGACACCGGCCGCGTTGTGGCAAAAGTTACCGACCGGACCAGTGGTGAAGTCCTGCGCGAACTGCCCTCCAAGGAACTGCAGCAACTGTTCTCGCAGATGCGCGAGTACCTCGGCAGCTTTGTCGACGAAGAAATTTAA
- a CDS encoding flagellar hook protein FlgE, whose protein sequence is MISGVSGLNAQSQNLGVISDNISNLNTIGYKGTVGRFSTLVTEAATDTRYTPGGVRFHPTALISKQGLLQATSSSTAAAISGDGFFIVRDSSSPGSNDELFFTRAGDFKPDDDGYLRNTAGYYVQGWATDREGNLLDRNGNTTSSNSSAVSDLQVIDVNRILTAAAATTNIELSANLNRDETAVAGGTNVSTTLGLDYDTTLLDGFGGISAGDSFDITHEGTTTTITITATDTLATLAAKISAVTGVSATTTTTGTNDTMTLTGAFADQDVTITNNNNTPLTALGFTGPFPATLSSTYTAGDLASGTVAEDNTMPITIYDSLGAAHTVNLQLVKLGQNRWAFEFTGQTGTDELDAASHPNGLIQSGILTFNGDGSLGSYTDSSGNDLTNTNITANWSNGSNQSEITLDLGTIGFQDGFTQFGAQTDPNGNIVEYTTNFINQNGAQAGNMVNYSFTEDGFLEIEYANGVKRPVYKLAIATFEAPDEMENHTGNVYRQTRESGDYLLREPGLNGAGNVVASALEGSNVDLGTEFTNMIVTQRAYSANTKTITTTDEMLDELIRIKR, encoded by the coding sequence ATGATTTCCGGTGTTTCCGGCTTGAATGCTCAGTCGCAAAACCTGGGCGTCATCTCGGACAACATCTCGAACCTCAATACCATCGGCTATAAGGGAACGGTTGGACGTTTTTCAACCTTGGTTACCGAAGCCGCAACAGATACCCGTTACACTCCAGGTGGTGTAAGGTTCCATCCGACCGCTTTGATCAGTAAACAAGGCTTGCTACAAGCAACGTCTTCAAGCACTGCAGCGGCAATTTCTGGCGATGGCTTCTTTATTGTCCGCGATTCCTCCTCGCCTGGATCGAACGACGAACTCTTCTTCACCCGTGCAGGGGACTTCAAACCCGATGACGACGGTTATCTGCGAAATACAGCTGGATATTACGTTCAGGGCTGGGCCACGGACAGAGAAGGTAACTTGCTTGACCGGAACGGCAATACCACCAGCTCAAACAGCTCTGCTGTAAGCGATCTGCAAGTTATTGATGTTAACCGTATCCTGACTGCAGCTGCAGCGACAACCAATATAGAGCTAAGCGCCAACCTGAACCGGGATGAAACGGCTGTGGCAGGTGGCACCAATGTGTCGACGACGCTTGGTCTTGATTATGACACGACCCTTCTTGACGGGTTCGGCGGCATTTCTGCTGGTGACAGTTTTGATATCACCCATGAGGGAACGACAACAACCATTACGATCACTGCTACGGATACACTCGCAACTCTCGCGGCCAAGATCAGTGCTGTGACTGGCGTATCGGCCACGACGACCACCACTGGCACCAATGACACCATGACGCTGACCGGAGCCTTCGCCGATCAGGATGTCACCATTACAAACAACAACAATACCCCACTCACTGCACTTGGGTTTACCGGACCGTTCCCGGCAACCCTGTCTTCCACTTACACGGCGGGAGATCTTGCAAGTGGAACAGTTGCTGAAGACAACACAATGCCCATAACGATCTACGATTCACTGGGTGCTGCGCATACGGTGAACCTGCAGCTTGTCAAGCTTGGCCAGAACCGTTGGGCTTTTGAATTTACCGGCCAGACCGGAACGGACGAACTTGATGCGGCGTCTCATCCAAACGGCCTGATCCAATCTGGTATCCTTACTTTCAACGGCGACGGGAGTTTGGGGTCCTATACAGATAGCTCTGGTAATGATCTGACAAATACGAACATCACGGCGAACTGGTCCAATGGCTCGAACCAAAGCGAAATCACTCTTGATTTGGGTACCATCGGCTTCCAGGATGGCTTCACTCAATTCGGGGCACAAACCGACCCGAATGGTAACATTGTTGAATACACCACCAACTTCATCAATCAAAATGGTGCACAAGCTGGTAACATGGTGAACTATTCGTTTACCGAAGACGGCTTCCTTGAAATTGAATATGCAAACGGTGTGAAACGCCCGGTCTACAAACTGGCGATCGCAACGTTCGAAGCCCCTGATGAAATGGAAAACCACACCGGTAACGTTTACCGTCAGACCCGTGAATCAGGCGATTATCTGTTGCGTGAACCGGGCCTTAACGGGGCGGGTAACGTTGTGGCATCGGCACTTGAAGGATCGAACGTCGATCTCGGTACAGAGTTCACCAACATGATCGTTACCCAGCGCGCCTACTCCGCGAACACCAAGACGATCACCACGACCGATGAAATGCTCGACGAGCTGATCCGTATCAAACGGTAA
- a CDS encoding flagellar hook-length control protein FliK gives MNSSAITNSVMPTVSIPGTNPSERKGSGFGDVMASITDNWSEQSHQVKYDAAKSAQKNFDDRRSDMDAERSARDERSINEARSEDRREEDPVRASHDDYEDHDDHAKIDDPKSDEPRDVEATSEDDHAGEDMETADGGDRSNDSEAAPQDGENTASASDETTSAESDDTKSDGDSPLTGDAGMVDPNQPAQAVPLPGSPEAIELAKAEAAKMKAAGTNGAANAQNAALANGQAATGATNGNATADSTTDGLMNSTALSQPAAASSAKMALNGADAGAGDEMSSDKFLSRVVDSMTGDGKGKTDATGTTNAATTGQTNNGTQQPSAANPAQTAQAAQQAMAAAAAGPNAQNNPTAAQNVSTSSAVTATGGTEATATANGQPGSANSLHQSNTGGQTAHTARQAPSQQVQQQVAVSIRNAASEGVDKISVQLRPEHLGRVDVKMEIGQDGRIQGVIQADTRETLDMLRQDSRALQQALKDAGLNADSQSFTFEHRNEGGQSQEGNGQSRMTADQGSSPDEGDVMSGTELAEHVAIGYGINPNGLVDIRI, from the coding sequence ATGAACAGCTCTGCGATTACAAACAGCGTGATGCCAACTGTCTCCATTCCCGGCACAAACCCTAGCGAACGCAAGGGATCGGGCTTTGGGGATGTCATGGCATCAATCACAGACAACTGGTCTGAGCAAAGTCATCAGGTCAAATACGACGCGGCAAAATCTGCCCAGAAGAATTTCGATGATCGGCGCTCAGATATGGATGCCGAAAGATCCGCACGCGACGAACGCAGCATCAATGAGGCGCGTTCCGAAGATCGCCGCGAAGAAGACCCTGTCCGCGCATCACATGATGACTACGAAGATCATGATGATCATGCCAAAATCGATGATCCTAAATCCGATGAACCGCGCGACGTGGAAGCTACCTCGGAAGATGATCACGCTGGCGAGGACATGGAAACTGCCGATGGTGGTGATCGTTCAAACGATAGCGAAGCTGCACCCCAGGACGGGGAAAACACTGCTTCCGCATCCGACGAAACCACATCAGCAGAATCAGATGATACCAAGTCAGATGGCGACAGCCCCCTGACGGGCGACGCTGGCATGGTTGATCCAAACCAGCCTGCACAAGCCGTTCCGCTTCCCGGATCCCCCGAAGCCATTGAATTGGCTAAGGCAGAAGCCGCCAAAATGAAGGCAGCTGGTACTAATGGTGCAGCAAATGCCCAGAATGCAGCCCTGGCAAATGGTCAGGCCGCAACCGGTGCCACCAATGGTAACGCCACTGCGGATAGCACGACAGACGGCTTGATGAATTCAACTGCCCTGTCGCAGCCTGCGGCGGCATCCTCTGCCAAGATGGCACTGAATGGTGCGGATGCGGGGGCCGGCGATGAAATGTCCTCCGACAAGTTCCTTTCGCGGGTTGTCGATTCAATGACCGGTGACGGCAAAGGTAAAACCGATGCCACCGGCACCACTAATGCGGCAACCACTGGCCAGACCAATAATGGCACCCAACAGCCTTCCGCAGCCAACCCGGCACAAACTGCCCAGGCAGCGCAGCAGGCAATGGCCGCAGCAGCAGCCGGACCGAACGCGCAAAACAACCCGACCGCCGCGCAGAATGTGTCAACCAGCAGTGCGGTTACCGCAACTGGCGGCACTGAGGCCACAGCAACAGCCAACGGCCAACCGGGAAGTGCCAACAGTCTGCATCAGAGCAACACGGGTGGTCAGACCGCGCACACCGCACGTCAGGCCCCGTCGCAACAGGTTCAGCAGCAAGTCGCCGTTTCGATCCGCAATGCCGCCAGCGAAGGCGTTGACAAGATCTCTGTTCAGCTTCGACCAGAACATCTTGGACGCGTCGACGTCAAAATGGAGATCGGTCAGGATGGTCGAATCCAGGGTGTCATTCAGGCTGACACACGCGAAACACTCGACATGTTGCGTCAGGACTCCCGTGCCTTGCAGCAAGCGCTGAAAGACGCCGGTCTGAATGCAGACAGTCAAAGCTTCACCTTCGAACACAGGAATGAAGGTGGCCAGAGTCAGGAAGGCAACGGCCAATCCCGTATGACCGCCGATCAGGGCAGTAGCCCGGATGAAGGTGATGTCATGAGTGGAACCGAACTCGCCGAACATGTCGCCATTGGCTACGGGATTAATCCCAACGGCCTTGTCGATATCCGGATATAG
- a CDS encoding flagellar hook assembly protein FlgD has product MTVSSLTNVGLSQSNTNAASSSSANQLAQNFDTFLTLLTTQLKNQDPTSPMESDKFTDQLSQFAQVEQGIQSNKNLEDLIAMQGQQRQLSALSYVGAEIEAVGDTNWLEEGEELTYKYNVSPEVPRLQLQIQDQTGKTVFSSEFTDISGLQTFTWDGKNNSGVEQADGAYTLVVKPMAANGDTFKDEKGKPASVAIGIIGTVDSVDIDDTDIYLRLGDVSVPFSTLTNVKLGANDTETGNGNTDTDTGDGSGTDEQEEAA; this is encoded by the coding sequence ATGACCGTTTCATCCCTGACAAACGTTGGCCTTTCTCAGTCCAACACGAATGCTGCTTCAAGCAGCTCCGCCAATCAGTTGGCGCAGAACTTTGATACGTTTCTGACCCTGCTGACCACGCAGCTCAAGAACCAGGATCCGACCTCGCCAATGGAAAGTGACAAATTCACTGACCAGTTGAGCCAGTTCGCCCAAGTTGAGCAAGGCATTCAGAGTAACAAGAATCTTGAAGACCTAATTGCCATGCAAGGCCAGCAGCGACAGCTTTCCGCCCTGTCCTATGTCGGCGCTGAGATTGAAGCCGTCGGTGATACCAATTGGCTCGAAGAAGGTGAAGAGCTCACCTACAAATACAATGTTTCACCAGAAGTTCCACGGCTGCAGCTGCAGATTCAGGATCAAACTGGCAAAACTGTCTTTTCTTCGGAATTCACCGATATTTCCGGGCTCCAGACCTTCACCTGGGACGGGAAAAACAACAGTGGCGTCGAGCAGGCAGACGGAGCCTATACGCTGGTTGTCAAACCAATGGCTGCAAACGGTGACACCTTCAAAGACGAGAAGGGCAAACCTGCCTCTGTCGCGATTGGCATCATCGGGACAGTTGATAGTGTCGATATCGATGATACGGACATCTATCTCCGCCTTGGTGATGTCTCGGTTCCATTCTCCACCCTGACCAATGTGAAGTTGGGGGCCAACGACACTGAGACTGGAAACGGCAACACAGACACTGATACCGGAGATGGCTCCGGAACTGACGAGCAGGAAGAAGCCGCCTAG
- the fliS gene encoding flagellar export chaperone FliS encodes MNEHAAHTYKQQQVNTATPAKMVFMLFEKTLSRLQEAQHAIERNDIQGRCNANCSAQELIAHLSNTLDMEQGGEIAANLERLYTHCMLRLMDVDRKNDPNAAAEVIKLLTPLRDSWAELSEKSEGELRQAVLTAQQARPALTNETATASEETEPQAPAKTGLSISA; translated from the coding sequence ATGAACGAACACGCCGCCCATACATACAAGCAACAACAGGTCAATACAGCCACACCGGCAAAGATGGTGTTCATGCTGTTTGAAAAGACCTTGTCGCGCTTGCAGGAGGCGCAACACGCGATTGAGCGGAATGACATTCAGGGCCGTTGCAATGCGAACTGCAGTGCACAGGAACTGATTGCCCATCTTTCGAACACTTTGGATATGGAACAGGGTGGCGAAATCGCCGCGAATCTGGAACGACTCTATACCCACTGCATGCTCCGTCTGATGGATGTGGATCGGAAAAATGATCCCAACGCCGCAGCAGAAGTGATCAAGCTTCTGACACCACTTCGGGATTCATGGGCCGAGCTTTCTGAGAAAAGCGAAGGTGAACTGCGTCAGGCAGTTTTGACCGCGCAACAAGCACGCCCGGCGCTTACCAACGAAACGGCAACTGCAAGCGAAGAAACAGAACCACAGGCACCGGCGAAAACCGGCCTGTCAATTTCTGCCTGA
- a CDS encoding flagellin has product MALNIISNYAANVAHRNLTASDEMATRSLSKLSSGTRVVSARDDAASMAIGARLNATTQALKTATVNVGQANAMLQIADGGMATIDDVLVRMKTLAVQASSGNLSDTERGFLNDEFTELRDEIDRIASSTNFNGIQLLGNGGDVAINFDDLASGASGASLVPAAGFDGFAITDNNYWATDANAGGVTDNSFQVSINEGTAGQVIMTVSATIDGAVDRTQSIDVTDYASGGTTAIGAGENATLNFDELGLTFTVNTNFSASVSYVEAGTAGSQDFGSDASFGTAGVNSTLNTVNMAADNGQQLATSIEFQVGGGNTANDRLSINLTSVDAEALGSGGTGQESLEDLGANAISTAAGAQNAVEVVTRAIDDLQRARAAVGTSQNRLDFAGQNLASTQENTESARSTLLDLDVAAEMTAFTSKQILVQSGVAMLAQANQMPQNLLRLLQ; this is encoded by the coding sequence ATGGCTCTCAATATTATTTCCAACTACGCCGCTAATGTAGCTCATCGCAACCTCACTGCGTCCGATGAGATGGCGACCCGTTCCCTTTCAAAACTGTCTTCTGGTACTCGTGTTGTTTCCGCACGTGACGATGCCGCTTCCATGGCAATCGGTGCGCGTTTGAACGCAACCACCCAGGCTCTCAAAACTGCAACTGTGAACGTTGGCCAGGCCAACGCAATGCTCCAGATCGCCGATGGCGGTATGGCAACCATTGATGATGTTCTCGTTCGCATGAAGACACTGGCTGTTCAGGCATCGTCTGGCAATCTGTCCGATACCGAACGCGGCTTCCTCAATGACGAGTTCACCGAACTGCGTGACGAGATTGATCGTATTGCTTCCTCGACCAACTTCAACGGCATTCAGCTGCTTGGCAATGGTGGTGACGTTGCAATCAACTTCGACGATCTTGCTTCGGGTGCAAGCGGTGCTTCCCTGGTTCCGGCAGCTGGTTTCGATGGTTTTGCCATCACCGACAACAACTACTGGGCGACCGACGCCAATGCTGGCGGCGTTACCGATAACAGCTTCCAGGTCAGCATCAACGAAGGTACTGCCGGTCAGGTGATCATGACGGTTAGCGCCACCATTGATGGTGCAGTTGATCGTACTCAGTCGATTGACGTGACCGACTATGCATCCGGCGGCACCACCGCTATCGGTGCTGGCGAAAATGCAACGCTGAACTTCGATGAACTTGGCCTGACCTTCACGGTCAACACCAACTTCTCTGCCTCTGTTAGCTACGTTGAAGCTGGTACCGCCGGCAGTCAGGACTTCGGTAGCGATGCCTCCTTTGGCACCGCGGGTGTTAACTCGACCCTCAACACAGTCAACATGGCTGCAGATAATGGTCAGCAGTTAGCAACCAGCATCGAGTTCCAGGTTGGTGGCGGCAACACCGCAAACGACCGTCTGTCGATCAACCTGACTTCAGTTGACGCAGAAGCGCTCGGGTCTGGCGGTACGGGCCAGGAGTCACTTGAAGACCTTGGTGCGAACGCAATCTCCACAGCTGCCGGTGCGCAGAATGCCGTCGAAGTTGTGACCCGCGCGATTGATGACTTGCAGCGCGCCCGTGCTGCGGTTGGTACCTCTCAGAACCGTCTGGACTTTGCTGGTCAGAACCTTGCATCCACGCAGGAAAACACTGAATCAGCGCGTTCCACCCTGCTTGATCTGGACGTTGCGGCCGAAATGACCGCCTTCACCTCCAAGCAGATCCTGGTTCAGTCGGGTGTCGCCATGCTGGCACAGGCAAACCAGATGCCGCAGAACCTGCTTCGTCTGCTGCAGTAA
- a CDS encoding flagellin produces MALNIISNYAANVAHRNLSASDQMATRSLSKLSSGTRVVSARDDAASMAIGARLNATTEALKTASVNVGQANSMLQIADGGMATIDNILVRMKTLSVQASSGNLSDTERGFLNDEFVQLREEIDRIASSTNFNGIQLLGDGGDVAANFGNLASGGGGAALVPAAGFDGFAITDNNYWATDANAGGVTDNSFQVSINEGTAGQVIMTVSATIDGVLDRVQSIDVTDYASGGTTAIGAGENATLNFDEFGLSFSVNTNFSATVSYVEAGTNGDQDFGSDATFNNGAATFDSTANVVNMSADNGQTLQSSIEFQVGAGNTANDRLNISLNAVDSDTLGAGALGTQESLMSLGANAISTVGNAQSAVEVVTRAIDDLQRARASVGTYQNRLDFAGQNLASTQENTESARSTLLDLDVAAEMTAFTSKQILVQSGVAMLAQANQMPQNLLRLLQ; encoded by the coding sequence ATGGCTCTTAACATTATTTCGAACTATGCTGCGAACGTCGCGCACCGTAACCTTTCGGCTTCTGATCAAATGGCGACCCGGTCGCTGTCGAAGCTGTCGTCTGGTACGCGCGTCGTTTCTGCGCGTGATGACGCAGCTTCCATGGCAATCGGTGCGCGTTTGAACGCAACGACTGAGGCCCTTAAAACTGCTTCCGTAAACGTTGGCCAGGCCAACTCGATGCTGCAGATTGCCGACGGCGGCATGGCAACGATCGACAATATTCTGGTCCGCATGAAAACGCTTTCGGTTCAGGCATCCTCTGGCAACCTGTCCGACACTGAACGCGGTTTCCTCAATGATGAGTTCGTGCAGTTGCGCGAAGAAATTGACCGCATCGCATCCTCAACCAACTTCAACGGCATTCAACTTCTGGGTGATGGTGGTGATGTTGCCGCCAACTTTGGGAATCTTGCTTCCGGTGGTGGCGGTGCGGCTCTGGTTCCTGCTGCCGGTTTCGATGGCTTTGCCATCACCGACAACAACTATTGGGCGACCGACGCCAATGCTGGTGGCGTGACCGACAACAGCTTCCAAGTCAGCATCAACGAAGGTACTGCTGGTCAGGTTATCATGACGGTCAGTGCCACCATTGACGGTGTTTTGGACCGCGTTCAGTCAATTGACGTTACCGACTATGCGTCCGGTGGCACCACCGCAATTGGCGCTGGTGAAAACGCAACGCTGAACTTCGATGAATTTGGCTTGTCCTTCTCGGTCAACACCAACTTCTCTGCAACTGTTAGCTATGTTGAGGCCGGCACCAATGGTGATCAGGACTTCGGTAGTGACGCTACCTTTAATAACGGCGCTGCGACCTTTGACTCGACCGCCAACGTTGTCAACATGTCAGCGGACAACGGCCAGACATTGCAGAGTTCAATCGAATTCCAGGTTGGCGCTGGTAATACAGCAAACGACCGTCTGAATATTTCACTCAACGCAGTTGATTCCGATACTCTCGGCGCCGGTGCACTGGGTACACAGGAATCGCTTATGTCACTGGGCGCCAATGCAATCAGCACAGTCGGAAACGCCCAAAGTGCGGTTGAGGTTGTGACCCGCGCGATTGACGATTTGCAGCGCGCCCGAGCTTCAGTTGGTACCTATCAAAACCGCTTGGACTTCGCTGGTCAGAACCTTGCGTCTACGCAGGAAAACACTGAATCAGCTCGTTCAACCCTGCTCGACCTGGACGTCGCGGCCGAAATGACCGCCTTCACGTCCAAGCAGATCCTGGTTCAGTCGGGTGTCGCAATGTTGGCACAAGCAAACCAGATGCCGCAAAACTTGTTGCGTCTGTTACAGTAA
- the fliD gene encoding flagellar filament capping protein FliD: MSSLNLNNIYVGDNGRVQLSGGSSNIDFVDTVDKMIAARRIPADNLEKRIEANDEKIAALKELQTLVGTLKDSMANLYGATSFDNSRNIFESKQIFASTNNTTEAGSLIGVVASNAAETGSYKFEINQVASKHKLSSNTQTVAASADVTGLTGTGTFTITGGSGSSSVTVAAGDTLQDIRDKINNVKDTTGIQASVVKVSETESTLILTSVEEGEANRMSFSDDTGSVLQNLGVLTDATTINAANVIDDGNNASITLDGITVTRGSNEFSDLIDGLSISLYDAEPGTEITIEIEQDLNQAKTAILNFVEAYNAVQTFINEKTFVDPTTGESSEDAVLLGNTSVKGIESALQQIAGSFANGVTDRPDKDDYSVLAEIGLDFVAYGANEDPMLSKTIDLDEAALNEALLNEPQEVMELFLFRGKSDNSDVTMTGFDGKTNAATYEFNIDASGGTINSVTYDITVNGVTTTGKNAVVSGNSIRTADGLRLFYGGDANASDTATVTTSIGIGAQFYFELDSILDEEDGSLTQAISDLEVQTTSYEEKVDRIDERLTRQREVLMDQFIAMESALARMKNIQSSLDELMAAGRDKG, encoded by the coding sequence ATGAGCAGTCTGAATTTAAATAATATCTATGTTGGCGATAACGGTCGCGTCCAGTTGTCTGGCGGCTCGTCCAACATTGATTTCGTCGACACCGTCGACAAGATGATTGCTGCCCGTCGTATTCCTGCCGACAATCTTGAAAAACGGATTGAAGCAAACGACGAGAAAATTGCTGCGCTGAAAGAGCTGCAGACGCTTGTTGGTACCCTTAAGGACTCCATGGCGAACCTCTATGGTGCGACCAGCTTTGACAACTCGCGAAATATCTTTGAATCCAAACAAATTTTTGCTTCGACAAACAACACCACCGAAGCAGGATCTTTAATAGGTGTTGTCGCCTCAAACGCCGCCGAGACCGGAAGCTACAAGTTCGAAATCAACCAGGTCGCCAGCAAACACAAGCTTTCAAGTAATACCCAGACTGTCGCGGCAAGCGCTGACGTCACCGGACTTACGGGCACTGGCACATTTACGATAACCGGTGGCAGTGGCAGCTCAAGCGTGACCGTCGCAGCCGGTGATACGCTTCAGGACATCCGTGACAAGATCAACAACGTCAAGGATACGACCGGCATTCAGGCTTCGGTCGTCAAGGTGTCAGAAACCGAAAGTACACTGATCCTGACGTCGGTCGAGGAAGGTGAAGCCAATCGCATGTCGTTCAGTGACGACACCGGCAGTGTTTTGCAAAACCTCGGTGTTCTGACAGACGCGACGACAATCAATGCTGCCAACGTTATTGATGATGGTAACAATGCCAGCATCACGCTTGATGGCATCACTGTTACGCGCGGGTCCAACGAATTCTCTGATCTTATTGATGGCCTGAGCATCAGCCTCTATGACGCTGAACCGGGGACAGAGATCACGATTGAAATCGAACAGGACCTTAATCAGGCGAAAACGGCAATCCTCAATTTTGTCGAAGCCTATAATGCTGTTCAGACATTCATCAACGAGAAGACTTTCGTTGACCCGACCACGGGCGAGTCCTCGGAAGATGCAGTGTTGCTCGGCAATACGTCTGTCAAAGGCATTGAATCTGCCCTGCAACAGATTGCGGGTTCTTTTGCGAACGGTGTAACCGACAGACCCGACAAGGACGATTATTCGGTCCTAGCTGAAATTGGTTTGGATTTCGTTGCCTATGGCGCGAACGAAGACCCGATGCTCAGCAAAACCATCGATCTTGACGAGGCAGCCCTGAACGAAGCGTTGCTCAACGAACCGCAAGAAGTGATGGAACTGTTCCTGTTCCGTGGGAAGTCTGACAATTCTGACGTCACCATGACCGGTTTTGACGGCAAAACCAATGCTGCAACCTATGAGTTCAACATTGATGCATCCGGCGGTACGATCAACAGCGTCACCTACGATATCACCGTCAATGGCGTGACAACGACCGGCAAGAACGCCGTTGTATCGGGCAACAGCATTCGCACGGCCGACGGTTTGCGCCTGTTTTACGGTGGGGATGCAAATGCATCCGATACAGCGACTGTAACCACCAGCATCGGGATCGGTGCGCAATTCTACTTCGAACTGGATTCTATTCTGGACGAAGAAGACGGGAGTTTGACCCAGGCCATTTCCGATCTGGAGGTGCAGACCACTTCTTACGAAGAAAAAGTTGACCGCATTGACGAACGTCTTACCCGGCAGCGAGAAGTCCTTATGGATCAGTTCATTGCAATGGAATCGGCCCTTGCACGCATGAAGAACATTCAGAGTTCTCTTGACGAATTAATGGCTGCAGGACGAGATAAAGGTTAA